Genomic DNA from Klebsiella variicola:
ATGTTAAACTTTTTTAGTAAATCAGTCGCTCGATTCGACATTATAGACAGGCTGTTAACAGCTTGCATGTAAATGTTTATGTAGAAAAATCAGGACACTGTTTTACCGATTTACTAAAAAAGCTCTATTACTTTAACTTTCAGGTCATGCTGCCTTCCACTCTGTTGGTGTCATCAAGATTACTCACTTCTGAGTACAAAATACGTGATTTAGATCAAGTATTGGCGTGGCTGATACCTTTCAGCTGGCTGCTTTTTAACCGATTCGATCAAGTGTAATGGAAGGGTTTTGAAATTAAAAAAACGATTAGCATTAAAGCTACAAATAACTAACATTCGATACATATCACCGGGTTATGCATATTTATAATGAATATTGCATGCAAAAAGCGTATGTTTCGCGCAGTTATTTTATGCTGTTAATAGTCAACCGCCAATTTTGATGATGCTGCGGAGCCCATTGTGACTCAACCACTGTTCGATTTTGCTACCTATTTCAAGTTCTTCATTGGCTTATTTGCCCTGGTCAACCCGGTCGGCATCATTCCGGTGTTTATCAGTATGACCAGCTACCAACCGGCAGCGGTGCGCAACAAGACCAACCTGACCGCAAACCTGTCGGTGGCGATCATCCTCCTGACGTCGTTGTTTCTCGGCGATGGCATTCTGCAGATTTTTGGCATCTCGATTGATTCCTTCCGCATTGCCGGCGGCATCCTGGTGGTGACCATTGCGATGTCGATGATCAGCGGCAAGCTCGGCGAAGATAAGCAGAACAAGCAGGAGAAGTCGGAGACGGCGGTCCGGGAGAGCATCGGCGTCGTGCCTCTCGCGCTCCCCTTAATGGCCGGACCGGGGGCAATCAGTTCAACTATTGTCTGGGGCACCCGATATCATTCCTGGGTGCACCTGGTCGGGTTCTCACTGGCGATAGCGGTATTCGCTCTTTGCTGCTGGGGCATTTTCCGAATGGCGCCGTGGCTGGTTCGTCTGCTGGGACAGACGGGAATCAACGTCATCACCCGTATCATGGGGTTGCTGCTGATGGCCCTGGGGATCGAGTTTATCGTAACCGGTATTAAAGCGCTGTTCCCCGGACTGCTTAATTAGTGGAACACCATGCAAGCGTGGAGGCTTCACTTCGCGCTTGCGCGATTATTAGCAAAACCTATTAACCAGCGCGAGATCGGCTGTTGAGATAACGTTTTGCGATAATATCTTTAAATCCATATTTTTCATTAAGATATCTGTTTTTGTTCATTGTTTTCCCCTCACGCTCTTCCTGCCTGCGATGTTATTTTCTTCACATCATTCTCTGGCACTTGCTGTCGGATCATCGAAATGATATTAGTAATTTTAACAAGGCAGTAGATGAATGTGCTAAAAAGTAACCTGTTGTTAAATTTTTGTACAAAAAAGCATCTTTTAGCCGATACTCGATTCTCAACGCGATTAAAAAATCATATCACTATGATTAACAATGATATTTTTTTGTCGGTAGTCCGCGAAGATCTTGAGCATCGCGGGCAATATCGGCGATAAAAGAGAATCCGGTAACATATTTGCAAATTGCATTGGCGGAGGTGTTTACCTTTTGGTAATTTCCGCCGTTATCGTCTGCTGAATTATATGCGTAAATGAGAATTATTATTAATAATCTCACTGCGCCGGAACTGCCCTCCAGCGAGGGGGCAAAGAATCGACGTTAAGGCTGCCGTTCGAGCGGTCGTAATAAATAAGTCGGTGATAGCAATCTGCCAATCGCAAACGCTCCTGCGTTGGACAGATCCCCGCAAACGGGAAAAAAACAGGCTGGTTAAAAAACCAGTAATTATAATGACTGGAGTTACAACACAATGACCATCATCACTAAAAAACGTTTTATCGCCGCGGGAGTGCTATCCGCACTGCTTGCCGGCAATATGGCTATGGCAGCGGATGTCCCGGCCGGTGTGCAGTTGTCGGATAAGCAAACGCTGGTGCGAAATAGCGGCGCTGAGCCGCAATCGCTGGACCCGAATAAAATTGAAGGGGTACCCGAGGCCAATATTAGCCGCGACCTCTTCGAAGGCTTGCTGAATACTTCGCCGAAAGATGGCCACCCGATCCCTGGCGTAGCAGAGAGCTGGGATAATAAAGATTTTAAAGTCTGGACCTTCCATCTGCGTAAAGATGCGAAATGGTCTAACGGCGAGCCGGTTACTGCTCAGGACTTCGTCTACAGCTGGCAGCGTCTGGTGGATCCGAAAACCGCTTCTCCTTATGCCAGCTATCCGCAATATGGTCATATCGTTAACGTCGACGACATCATTGATGGCAAGAAAGCGCCGAGCGAACTGGGCGTAAAAGCCATTGACGACCACACGCTGGAAGTTACCCTCAGCGAGCCAGTCCCTTATTTTTATAAGCTGCTGGTTAACCCGGCGATGTCTCCTGTCTACAAACCGGCTATTGAAAAATTTGGCGAGAAATGGACACAGCCTGGCAACATCGTCACCAACGGGGCGTATACTCTGAAAGACTGGGTGGTCAACGAACGTATCGTGATGGAGCGCAACCCGCACTACTGGGATAATGCTAAAACCGTCATTAACACCGTTACCTGGCTGCCGACCTCTTCCGAAGTGACCTATGTTAACCGCTATCGCAGCGGTGAACTGGACATGACCTATAACCAGCTGCCGATCGAACTCTTCCAGAAGCTGAAAAAAGAGATCCCCAACGAGCTGCACGTCGACCCGTATCTGTGTACCTATTATTACGAAATCAACAACCAGAAAGCGCCGTTTACCGACGTACGCGTCCGTACCGCGCTGAAGCTGGGTCTGGATCGCGACATTATTGCTAATAAAGTGAAAGGACAGGGCGATCTGCCGGCCTACGGCTACACGCCGCCGTACACCGATGGCGCGAAGCTGAGCGAGCCGGAATGGTTTACGTGGTCGCAGGAAAAACGCAACGAAGAAGCGAAAAAACTGCTGGCCGAAGCCGGCTATACCGCGGATAAACCGTTGACCTTTAACCTGCTGTATAACACCTCCGATTTGCACAAGAAGCTGGCGATTGCCGCCGCCTCGCTGTGGCGTAAAAACCTGGGCATTGACGTGAAGCTGGTTAACCAGGAGTGGAAAACGTTCCTCGATACCCGTCACCAGGGCACCTATGACGTGGCACGCGCAGGCTGGTGCGCCGACTATAACGAGCCAACTTCCTTCCTGAATACCATGCTCTCTGACAGCTCAATGAACACTGCGCACTATAAGAGCCCGGCGTTCGACAAGATTATGGCTGAATCCGTAAAAGCGTCTGATGAAGCGCAGCGTACGGCAGCCTATGCGAAAGCGGAACAGCAGCTGGACAAAGACAGCGCGATCGTACCGGTCTATTACTACGTCAACGCCCGCCTGGTGAAACCGTGGGTTGGGGGCTATACCGGTAAAGACCCGATGGATAACGTCTATACCAAAGATCTCTACGTTATCAAACATTAATGGCAATACGTGGGGCGGGCCTGTGCTCGCTCCATCGTGTCTTATTTGAGAGCAGTGCAAAGGCACACGCCAGAAGGTACGGGCAATGTTAAAATTTATCTTACGTCGCTGTCTGGAAGCGATTCCGACGCTATTTATTCTTATTACCATCTCATTCTTCATGATGCGTCTGGCACCGGGAAGTCCTTTTACCGGGGAGCGCACCCTGCCGCCGGAAGTCATGGCGAATATTGAAGCAAAATACCATTTAAACGACCCTATCATGACGCAGTACTTCAATTATCTGAAGCAACTGGCGCATGGCGATTTTGGTCCCTCCTTTAAATACAAAGATTATTCGGTCAACGATCTGGTGGCCGCCAGCTTCCCGGTTTCAGCGAAACTGGGCTTCGCCGCCTTTTTACTCGCGGTGGTGATCGGCGTAGCCGCCGGGGTGATAGCCGCTCTGAAGCAAAACACCCGATGGGACTACGCGGTGATGGGGGTAGCCATGACCGGCGTGGTTATTCCGAGCTTTGTAGTGGCGCCGCTGCTGGTGATGATTTTTGCCATTACCCTGCACTGGCTGCCGGGCGGCGGCTGGAACGGCGGAGCGCTGAAATTTATGATCCTGCCGATGGTGGCGCTTTCCCTGGCCTATATCGCCAGTATCGCCCGTATCACCCGCGGCTCGATGATAGAAGTGTTGCACTCTAACTTTATCCGCACCGCGCGGGCAAAAGGGCTGCCGATGCGCCGCATTATTTTGCGCCATGCGCTGAAGCCGGCGCTGCTGCCGGTGCTCTCCTATATGGGGCCAGCTTTCGTGGGCATCATCACCGGCTCAATGGTCATTGAAACCATTTACGGCCTGCCGGGGATCGGCCAGCTGTTCGTTAACGGGGCGCTTAACCGCGACTACTCGCTGGTGCTGAGCCTGACGATCCTCGTTGGCGCCCTGACTATCCTGTTCAACGCCATCGTTGACGTGCTGTACGCCGTTATCGATCCGAAGATTCGCTACTGAAGCCGGAGTTCGCCATGATGTTAAGTAAGAAAAATAGCGAGGCGCTGGAAAACTTCAGTGAGAAGCTGGAAGTGGAGGGGCGTAGCCTCTGGCAGGATGCGCGTCGCCGCTTTATGCACAACCGCGCCGCGGTGACCAGCCTGATCATGCTGGTGCTTATTGCGCTGTTTGTCACCTTTGCGCCGATGGTGTCGTCGTTCTCCTACTTCGATACCGACTGGGGCATGATGTCCAATGCCCCGGATATGGCTTCAGGCCACTACTTCGGAACCGACTCCTCCGGGCGCGACCTGCTGGTGCGCGTGGCGATCGGCGGGCGTATTTCGCTAATGGTCGGGGTGGCAGCGGCGCTGGTGGCGGTGATCCTCGGCACGCTGTACGGTTCGCTTTCCGGTTATCTCGGCGGCAAAGTGGACTCGGTGATGATGCGTCTGCTGGAGATCCTCAACTCCTTCCCGTTTATGTTCTTCGTCATCCTGCTGGTGACCTTTTTTGGTCAGAATATCCTGCTGATCTTTGTTGCCATCGGCATGGTTTCCTGGCTGGATATGGCGCGTATCGTGCGCGGACAGACCTTGAGCCTGAAGCGTAAAGAGTTTATCGAAGCCGCGCAGGTCGGTGGGGTCTCCACGGCCAGCATCGTGCTGCGCCATATCGTCCCCAACGTACTGGGGGTGGTGGTAGTGTACGCCTCGCTGCTGGTCCCCAGCATGATCCTCTTCGAATCCTTCCTCAGCTTCCTCGGGCTGGGAACCCAGGAGCCGCTCAGCAGTTGGGGAGCATTGCTCAGCGATGGCGCCAACTCAATGGAAGTCTCGCCCTGGCTGCTGCTGTTCCCGGCGGGTTTCCTGGTGGTGACCCTGTTCTGTTTCAACTTTATCGGCGATGGTCTGCGTGATGCCCTCGACCCGAAAGACCGCTAAGGAGCGCTGCCATGACCATGATTGAAACGGCAAAGGCGCCGCAAGCGCAGAGTCACAGCGGCCTGCTGCTGGACGTGAAAGATCTCCGCGTCACCTTTAAAACGCCGGATGGCGATGTCACTGCCGTCAATGACCTGAACTTCACCCTGCAGGCGGGCGAGACGCTCGGCATTGTGGGCGAATCTGGCTCCGGTAAATCGCAAACCGCCTTCGCTCTGATGGGGCTGCTGGCGGCCAACGGCCGCATCGGAGGATCCGCCACCTTTAACGGTCGGCAGATCCTCAATTTGCCCGAGCGTGAACTGAACAAACTGCGCGCCGAGCAAATCTCGATGATTTTCCAGGATCCGATGACCTCTCTTAACCCGTATATGCGGGTGGGCGAGCAGTTAATGGAAGTCCTGATGTTGCATAAAGGACTGAGCAAAGCCGAAGCGTTTGAAGAGTCGGTGAAGATGCTCGATGCGGTAAAAATGCCGGAAGCGCGCAAGCGCATGAAGATGTTTCCGCACGAGTTTTCCGGCGGGATGCGCCAGCGCGTGATGATTGCCATGGCGCTGCTGTGTCGGCCGCGGCTGCTGATTGCGGATGAACCCACCACCGCGCTGGACGTCACCGTGCAGGCGCAGATCATGACGCTGTTGAATGAGCTTAAACGCGAATTCAATACGGCAATCATCATGATCACCCACGACCTCGGGGTGGTGGCCGGGATCTGCGATAAAGTGCTGGTGATGTACGCCGGGCGCACCATGGAGTACGGTCAGGCGCGCGATGTCTTCTATCAACCGTCACATCCATACTCTATTGGCCTGTTGAATGCAGTTCCTCGTCTGGATGCCGAGGGCGATGCGTTGTTAACCATCCCTGGCAACCCGCCAAACCTGCTGCGATTGCCGAAAGGCTGTCCATTCCAGCCGCGCTGCCCGCACGCCATGGAGCAGTGTAGCAGCGCACCGCCGCTGGAGTCGTTCGCGCCAGGCCGCCTGCGCGCCTGCTTTAAACCGGTGGGGGATCTGCTATGAACGCCGTAACTGAACAACGAAAAGTCCTGCTTGAAATTGCCGACCTGAAGGTGCACTTCGATATCAAAGATGGCAAGCAGTGGTTCTGGCAGCCGTCGAAAACGCTGAAAGCAGTGGATGGCGTGACGTTGCGCCTCTATGAGGGGGAAACCCTCGGTGTGGTAGGGGAGTCAGGCTGCGGCAAATCGACCTTCGCCCGCGCCATTATTGGCTTGGTGAAAGCGACCGATGGCAAAGTGGCCTGGCTTGGGAAAGATCTGCTGGGTATGAAGCAGGAAGAGTGGCGCGATGTGCGCAGCGATATCCAGATGATCTTCCAGGATCCGCTGGCCTCGCTGAATCCGCGCATGACCATCGGGGAGATTATCGCTGAACCGCTGCGCACCTATCATCCGAAGATGTCGCGTCAGGAAGTTCGTGATCGCGTCAAAGCGATGATGATGAAGGTCGGGTTGCTGCCTAATCTGATTAACCGCTATCCGCATGAGTTCTCCGGCGGTCAGTGCCAGCGTATCGGCATCGCGCGGGCGTTGATCCTTGAGCCGAAGCTGATTATCTGCGATGAGCCAGTATCTGCGCTTGACGTGTCGATTCAGGCTCAGGTGGTCAATCTGCTGCAGCAGCTGCAGCGTGAGATGGGGCTGTCGCTGATATTTATCGCCCACGATCTGGCGGTGGTTAAACATATCTCCGACCGCGTCCTGGTGATGTATCTGGGCCATGCGGTGGAGCTGGGCACCTACGACGAGGTGTATCATAATCCGCTGCATCCCTATACCAAAGCGCTGATGTCGGCGGTACCGATCCCCGATCCTGATCTCGAGAAAGCGAAAACTATTCAGTTGCTGGAGGGCGAATTACCCTCGCCAATTAACCCTCCGTCGGGCTGCGTGTTCCGCACCCGCTGCCCGCTCGCCGGGCCAGAGTGTGCGAAAACCCGCCCCGTACTGGAGGGCAGTTTCCGCCATGCGGTTTCCTGCCTTAAGGTAGACCCGTTATAATCTCAGGGGCTGACGCAGGTCAGCCCTTTTTTTTGCGAGGTTAACGAAGTGGGTATGCTTTCTGCCGCTCGTCTGCGGCTTTATCATTTACTTTTCGATCAGAACCGACGTTCCGGCCGCCGCTTCGAAGGGCTGTGCGGACTTTTCGCCTTGCTCAGCGTGCTGGTGATTTTTATCGAGTCGGGGCTGGGCACGCAATATCATCTGACATTAGATGAATGGCATGTTTTCGTCTGGCTGGAGCTGCTGGTGACCGCGGTTTTTACCGTGGAGTACCTGCTGCGTATCGCCACCTGGCCCAATCCGCTCCACTATATTTTTAGCTTTTGGGGACTGATTGACCTGGCGACGATTTTGCCTCTCTATGTGATGTGGCTGTGGCCGGAGATTAGTCTGAATTATGTCTTTGCCTGGCGAGCAATGCGAGCGATCCGCGCGCTGCGTATTCTCAAACTGTTGCGCTTTATGCCTTCGCTCAACGTGTTCTGGCGAGCAATCGTCAGTGCGCGTCACCAGCTGATTCTGTTCTATTCGTTTATCGCCATTGTGATGGTAATTTTCGGTTCGCTAATGTATTTGATCGAGGGGCCGGAGTACGGCTTTACAACGCTCAACGCCTCGGTCTATTGGGCCATCGTGACCATCACCACCGTTGGCTATGGCGATATCACCCCGCATACCCCACTGGGCCGCATTCTGGCGTCGATCCTCATCCTGATCGGCTACTCCATTATTGCGATACCGACCGGGCTTATCACTACCCATATGACCAGCGCCCTGAACCGTCGGCGTCAGCGTCGCCTGTGTCCGCAGTGCCAGCAGGGCGACCATGACGATAACGCCCGTTTTTGTCACGCCTGCGGCCATGCGTTGCCGAAATAAGCTGCCAGCATAAAAAAAGCCTGCCGGGTGAACCGCGGCAGGCTTTTCACTGAATAGTGAGCGTTATTCACGCCACAAAATATGACACAGCTTATGATCTTTTTCACGGCACAGCAGAACACGGGCGAAAATGTCATTAATTTCCCCGCCATCGGTATCCGCCAGGCCAATCACCACTTCGGCGAAGAAATCCGGATTCAGATCGTAATCCACATGCTCTTCCCAGTCTGCGGACGGGTCGAACAGTTCGGCGCCCCCGCGCTCTTCAAACTGCAGGTTAAACAGAATGATGTCCGCCGGGTCGAGGTTGTCGGCCGCCAGCTCGAGGAAGATATCGTAAGCCTGCTCAAGCGTTTCGTCTTCGGTCAGGCGGTTGTTTAAATCCATATCCATGATTGCTACTCATTCGGTATCTGATGGGCACGTTTTACAGCAACGGGCTGAAGAAGTAAAACAGTCGCTCGACGATCCGCTGCCAGAGCGGTCGTTTTAGCCAACGACGGGCGTCAAGCAGGCGCGAACGCGAGATATAGTCATCCTGGACCGCCGCCAGATCGCTGCCAAAACCGGCGTCATCAATGACCAGCGTAATCTCAAAATTGAGCCACAGGCTGCGCATATCCAGATTCACCGTCCCCACCAGGCTCAGTTCGCCATCCACCAGCACGCTCTTGGTATGCAACAATCCGCCTTCAAACTGATAAATTTTGACCCCGGCCGCCAGCAGCTCGGTGAAAAAGGCCCGGCTGGCCCAGCCCACCAGCAGTGAATCGTTCTTGCGCGGTAAAATAATACTCACGTCGACACCGCGCTGGGCGGCGGTACAGATTGCGTGCAGCAGGTCGTCGCTGGGCACGAAGTAAGGTGTCGTCATGATCAGATGCTCTTTCGCCGCGTAGGCGGCGGTGAGGAGCGCCTGATGGATCAGATCTTCCGGAAAGCCCGGGCCGGAGGCGATCGTGTGGATGGTATGCCCGCTGGCCTCTTCGAACGGCATGATATTGACGTCCGGTGGTGGCGGCAGAATGCGCTTTCCGGTTTCGATTTCCCAGTCGCAGGAGTAGACGATGCCCATCGAGGTCGCCACCGGGCCTTCCATCCGCGCCATCAGGTCAATCCACTGGCCGACACCCGAGTCCTGCTTAAAGTAGCGCGGATCGACCATATTCATGCTGCCGGTATAGGCAATATAGTTATCGATCATCACCATCTTGCGATGTTGACGCAAATCCATCCGGCGCAGGAACACACGCATCAGGTTAACTTTGAGGGCCTCGACGACTTCAATACCGGCGTTACGCATCATCGCCGCCCATGGGCTGCGGAAAAAGGCCACGCTGCCCGCAGAATCGAGCATTAGCCGACAGTGAACCCCACGACGCGCTGCGGCCATCAGCGATTCGGCGACGCTGTCGGCCATACCGCCTGGCTGCCAGATATAAAAGACCATCTCGATATTATGGCGGGCCAGTTGAATATCGCGGATCAGAGCCTGCATCACGTCGTCAGATTCCGTCAGCAGCTGCAGCTGGTTGCCTTTTACGCCACCAATGCCCTGACGCCGTTCACACAGCTTGAACAGGGATTCTGCCACCGGGCTGTTATCTTCCGCGAAGATATGTTTGCAGGCTTTGAGGTCGTTTAACCACTTGGCCGTCGAGGGCCACATCGCCCTGGCGCGTTCCGCCCGGCGTTTGCCGAGATGCAGTTCGCCAAAGGAGAGATAGGCGATAATCCCCACCAGCGGCAGGATATAAATGATCAGCAACCATGCCATGGCGGACGGGACAGCGCGGCGTTTCATTAGAATTCGTAATGTTACACCGGCGATCAACAGCCAGTACCCCAGAATGACCAGCCAGTTCACCACCGTGTAAAAGGTTGTCATAGATGTAAAATCCTTTTGAATGACGTTATGTGATGAGTTTACGCATCAGTATTTTTCTGGCAAATAAAAACGCAGCGAAAGCGGTAGTCAGTTGCTGGCAGAGGTTTATAATGGAGGCTGTTTTCACTCGTAGAGTCGTTGCAATGAAGCGTAGTAGAACGGAAGTAGGGCGCTGGCGCATGCTGAGACAGGTGAATCGCCGTAAAGCGCGCTGGCTGGAAGCCCAATCGCGCCGCAATATGCGGATCCTTGCTATCAGGAAGGGACTGGTGAAACGGCAGCGTCATGCTCTGCTGTTTGTCTTCCCCGACTGTTAAGTGAGCAGATTAACGGCACCGTGAGCGGTGCCGTTGTCGTTTTATTAGCCCTGCGCTGAATTATCGTTATCATTGCCATCTTGACATCATTATTTTGCTCGACTGCGGTGCAACGACAGTTTGCGCCTGGCTTGCTTTCACGTCTCATTAAAATAGGTATGTCACGTTATTCCGGGCGGTTTGTTTCAGGCAGAACCTATTCCTGCCGCCACAGCAATTAATTGCCATGCAGTATTTATTGTTACCCAGACAGGAGCGGCGCTGTCGAATGCATGCCCACACTGGCCAGCAGATGCAGCCTGAAGTAAGTTGAGAAGAATGATGAAACAGGCGCAGTCAGATCATGGCGCATGAGGCTAAGCGTGCCGCTCCTGGTCTTAAATAATCTGCGCCTGTTTGTTTGCCTTTCAGAACGGTTGTCTGGATAACGCGCCTGAATAAAATGCACGCTATTACGCGTGCATTACTTTATTTTGCATAGGCTTCAGTGGATAAAGTGATGGTCACGTTATCACTTACCGCGGGCACATACTTATCAAGCTTGAAGTCTGAACGTTTGATTACCCCTGTTGCATCAAATCCAATCGCCTCTTTTTTCACCATTGGATGCATGTCCTGCTTATTGAGGGTTGCATGCAGAACTACCGGTTTGGTGATGCCTTTAATGGTCAGGTTACCTTCGACATCATATTTATTGTCGCCCTTGCTTTCCACTTTGGTACTCCGGAAAGTGGCCTCGGGAAACGTTTTGACATCAAAGTATTCTTTGCCTAAAAATTCATCGGTTAACGCTTTGACATGCGTGTCAATGGTTTTTACCGGCAGAGTAACGCTAACAGAAGATTTTTCAGGGTTCTCTTTGTCAAAAGATAATTTCCCTGAAACATCAGAGATATAGGCGGTAGGGTTAGAGAAACCGAAATGATTCCAGGCAATCACCACCGACGTGTGCTGCGGATCCAGGTTATATTCCGTCGCCGCAGCTTGTGATACAGGGATATATAAGGCAAGCAGAGAAAGAAATACTGTTTTTTTCAGAACGTTCACAAAAAAGTCCTCAAAATGAGCAAGTACACAAAGGGTAGCTTAAAAAGAGGGAAGTCTTATTGAAAACATTTGTTATTCCCTTTCAAAATTTTTAATCAAGCACGAATAACCCTACAGTAACGCAGCGTGAACTTTACGCAAGGCAATTAATAGAAGTTAAAAAATGATCATCGGCAATTTTAACCTGACGGTGAGATTTTTATTGGGCCATGTCAGGATATTGTGTGTGGTTATATCATTGCGGGGCTATTTTCCCTGGGGAGAGAAATCACCGCGAGCCTGAATGCAGGAAGGTTGTTTAAGACCGGTTCAGTACCTTGCGAAAACCGGACATTAATCCCCGTTTATTCCATGGCTTAATATCGGCAGGGAGAAATTATCCGCATCAAATGCTTATCCAGTCAATGTAAAAAAAGAGCAATAACCATAAATTAGGCATTTATCCAATCTAATGTCGATGTGAAATGAATAAATGTCGATATATTATTCTGTGTTATTTATTTGTTGTAGTCATTTCTTTTTAATCCTTCCTGGCGTTTTTTTAGCTTTATCACAATAGTGTCGCGCAAAAAACAATCAATAAATAAATAAAATACAAGATCTTACATAACGGACTTACACAATTTATTAACAATTAAATATAATTCCCGACATCGATGTTTTATCGCCATTTTCTATCCCGGCATTATGCTTCATTTATGCCGTTTGGCTTACTGCGGGGAAAACATCGATAGTTAAATAAGAAATAGTTTTATTTCATGGTGTTATCAGGAGAGTTATTATGTCAAATACGAATCCCCGCTCATCCGGCTGGTTAGGCCTGTGGTGCCTGCTGGTCGGTGTGATACTGCTTGCGACAGGCCTGTTCTTTGTCATCGGCGGTTATAAACTGGTTTCCCTGGGGGGAAGCTGGTATTTCCTTATTGCCGGGGTTATTACCCTGCTCGCCGCGATTCAGTTTTTCCGCCGCAGGTCGTCCGCGGTGTGGCTGTTTGCTCTGGTATTCGTGGGTACCCTGATTTGGGCACTGTTTGATGCCGGCTTCGACTTCTGGCCGCTCGTTTCCCGTTTGATGGTACCCGCCGGGTTGATGCTGCTGGCGGCGGCCACCTGGCCTGCGCTACGTAAGCATGAAGGAAAGCCTTACAGCACCAAAGGGGCATGGGGGGTCTGCGTTGTTCTGGTTATCGCCATGGGCGTCACCTTTGTTCAGATGTTTCAGCCCCATCCCACAGTGGCGTTCAGCGGCGAGAAATTACCGCTGGTGCCGGTAAAAGAAGACGCTAAACAGCAAAACTGGGACCACTACGGCAATACTGCCGGCGGTAGCCGCTTTGTGGCGTTGGACCAGATCACGCGTGACAATGTAAAAAACCTGAAACCCGTCTGGACCTTCCATACTGGCGACACCCCGTTAAGCCCGGATGGCAATGGCGCAGAAGATCAGCAAACACCGCTGCAGGTAGGCGATCGTGTTTTCCTCTGTACCCCGCATAACAATGTGATCGCCGTCGATGCCGATAGTGGAAAAGAGATCTGGAGAGCGGAAATTAATGCGAAATCCGCCATCTGGATGCGCTGCCGAGGCCTGGCGTATTTTGATGCGACGAAGCCACTGACGCAGCCCACTGTGGCAGGCTCCACACCGATTCTGCCGGCACAGGTCGCGCCAGGTGCAGCATGCCAGCGTCGCATCCTGATGAATACGATTGATGACAGATTGATCGCCTTAGACGCAGATAACGGCCAATTCTGCCCGGACTTCGGGACGAACGGCAGCGTGAATCTGCGAGAAGGGATGGGCGCAGCGGCAGATCCAAGCTATGTGTTGACTTCAGCCCCGACGCTGGCTGGCACCACGGTGGTGGTTGGAGGCCGCGTGGCGGATAACGTCAGTACTGACATGCCTGGCGGCGTGGTGCGCGGTTATGACGTGATTACCGGCCAGCAGCGCTGGGCATTTGATCCGCGTAATCCGGATCCCAATCATGTTCTGCAACCGGGGGAACATTACAAACGCAGTTCCGCTAACTCCTGGGCGCCCATGTCATGGGATGCGTCGATGAATACCCTCTTTATTCCGATGGGGAGCTCCTCTGTTGACCTGTGGGGCGCGGACCGTATTCAGGGCGATCACAAATACGCCACTTCAATCCTGGCGCTGGATGCGACCACCGGGAAAGAGAAGTGGGTATACAAGACCGTGCGTAACGATCTGTGGGACTTCGATGTCCCGATGCAGCCAAGCCTGGTCGATTTCCCGACCAAAGAGGGCAACAAACCCGCCGTGGTGGTGGGGACCAAAG
This window encodes:
- a CDS encoding glucose/quinate/shikimate family membrane-bound PQQ-dependent dehydrogenase yields the protein MSNTNPRSSGWLGLWCLLVGVILLATGLFFVIGGYKLVSLGGSWYFLIAGVITLLAAIQFFRRRSSAVWLFALVFVGTLIWALFDAGFDFWPLVSRLMVPAGLMLLAAATWPALRKHEGKPYSTKGAWGVCVVLVIAMGVTFVQMFQPHPTVAFSGEKLPLVPVKEDAKQQNWDHYGNTAGGSRFVALDQITRDNVKNLKPVWTFHTGDTPLSPDGNGAEDQQTPLQVGDRVFLCTPHNNVIAVDADSGKEIWRAEINAKSAIWMRCRGLAYFDATKPLTQPTVAGSTPILPAQVAPGAACQRRILMNTIDDRLIALDADNGQFCPDFGTNGSVNLREGMGAAADPSYVLTSAPTLAGTTVVVGGRVADNVSTDMPGGVVRGYDVITGQQRWAFDPRNPDPNHVLQPGEHYKRSSANSWAPMSWDASMNTLFIPMGSSSVDLWGADRIQGDHKYATSILALDATTGKEKWVYKTVRNDLWDFDVPMQPSLVDFPTKEGNKPAVVVGTKAGQIYVLDRLTGQPLTEVKEVPVKPADIPNEQYPATQPRSVGMPQIGAETLKESDMWGATPFDQLVCRISFKSMRYDGLYTMPGTDVSLSFPGSLGGMNWGSLSTDPNNHYIFVNDMRLGLWVQLIKQDPQSAVANTGGEAVNAGMGAVPMKGTPYSVNKNRFMSPLGIPCQKPPFGTLSAIDLKTQKIVWQVPVGTVQDTGPFGIKMRAQMPIGMPTLGGTLATQGGLVFIAGTQDYYLRAFDSSTGEEVWKARLPVGSQGGPISYVSPKTGKQYILISAGGARQSPDRGDYVIAYALDK